From Suricata suricatta isolate VVHF042 chromosome 1, meerkat_22Aug2017_6uvM2_HiC, whole genome shotgun sequence, a single genomic window includes:
- the NAA11 gene encoding LOW QUALITY PROTEIN: N-alpha-acetyltransferase 11 (The sequence of the model RefSeq protein was modified relative to this genomic sequence to represent the inferred CDS: inserted 2 bases in 1 codon), which translates to MNIRNARPDDLINMQHCNLLCLPENYQMKYYFYHGLSWPQLSYIAEDEDGKIVGYVLAKMEEDPDDVPHGHITSLAVKRSHRRLGLAQKLMDQASRAMIENFSARYVSLHVRKSNRAALNLYSNTLNFQVSEVEPKYYADGEDAYAMKRDLSHMASELRRQPELKEKGRYVVLGSRENQESQGSTLPSSEEDAQEKNPAADDSGNDSKEPSESTESTEAQXQNSSEDSESTS; encoded by the exons ATGAACATCCGCAATGCTCGGCCAGACGACCTGATTAACATGCAACACTGCAACCTTCTTTGCCTTCCCGAGAATTACCAGATGAAATACTATTTCTACCATGGCCTTTCCTGGCCCCAGCTTTCTTACATTGCTGAGGATGAGGATGGGAAAATTGTGGGCTACGTCCTGGCCAAAATGGAGGAGGACCCAGATGATGTCCCGCATGGACATATCACTTCACTGGCCGTGAAGCGTTCGCACCGGCGCCTTGGCCTGGCGCAGAAGCTGATGGACCAGGCCTCCCGGGCCATGATCGAGAACTTTAGCGCCAGGTACGTGTCCCTGCACGTCAGGAAGAGTAACCGAGCAGCCTTGAACCTCTATTCTAACACGCTCAACTTTCAGGTTAGTGAGGTGGAGCCCAAATACTATGCAGATGGGGAAGATGCTTATGCGATGAAGCGGGATCTTTCGCACATGGCCAGTGAGCTGAGAAGGCAGCCAGAGCTGAAGGAGAAGGGCAGGTATGTGGTGCTGGGCTCCAGGGAAAACCAGGAATCCCAGGGAAGCACACTTCCTAGTTCTGAAGAGGATGCTCAGGAGAAGAATCCAGCTGCTGATGATAGTGGCAATGACAGCAAGGAACCCAGCGAGTCCACAGAGAGCACCGAGGCCCA CCAGAACAGCTCAGAAGATTCAGAGTCTACCTCCTAA